In a single window of the Drosophila albomicans strain 15112-1751.03 chromosome 3, ASM965048v2, whole genome shotgun sequence genome:
- the LOC117570317 gene encoding uncharacterized protein LOC117570317: protein MQRSVIIILILALNLNYNCALIFKFKNVQCKSFNESLMSIPICQIRAVARDKNVLNFWAISRYSVNEVSAEVQIFKRANGFKPWLFKYTINFCEYLQKKNHRLFTLIFNLFKEYTNLATKTCPLVGNITVLGLNLNFERLKLPLPTGNILDFGQKINIKFECNI, encoded by the exons ATGCAGCGcagtgttattattattctaatcCTTGCTCTAAATTTAAACTACAAT TGTGcactaatatttaaattcaaaaatgttcaatgCAAATCATTCAACGAATCATTAATGTCTATACCGATTTGTCAAATTCGTGCCGTTGCCCGggataaaaatgtattaaatttctGGGCCATTTCGCGATATTCCGTCAATGAAGTTTCCGCCGAAGTTCAAATTTTCAAACGCGCCAATGGATTCAAGCCGTggctatttaaatataccatcaACTTTTGTGAATATTTACAGAAAAAGAACCATCGACTTTTTACTCTTATTTTTAATCTGTTCAAAGAGTATACAAACTTGGCAACCAAAACATGTCCTCTCGTG GGAAATATAACGGTTTTAGGACTTAATCTGAATTTTGAACGACTTAAGCTTCCTCTTCCAACTGGCAACATCTTGGATTTTGGACAAAAAATTAACATCAAATTTGAATGTAACATTTGA
- the LOC117570318 gene encoding growth arrest and DNA damage-inducible protein GADD45 alpha, producing the protein MVVEESVNMHYTHNHNMELADCDTPIGRTVKSALLRAQSESRVIVGLSAAINVLSKSPEGSLFCLMAVPKDGDSATHMHEVLLEAFCYENDIYVIKVDDATKLSRILGQESIESCCLVQKTWAGDQIEEHLNKAENQLVDYCEAHWDAPQHPIVQLPVV; encoded by the coding sequence ATGGTCGTTGAGGAATCTGTCAACATGCActacacacacaaccacaacatGGAATTGGCCGATTGCGATACCCCAATCGGTCGCACCGTCAAATCAGCTCTTCTGCGAGCCCAATCTGAATCTCGAGTGATCGTCGGACTATCAGCAGCCATCAATGTGCTCTCCAAGTCACCGGAGGGTTCACTCTTCTGCCTGATGGCCGTGCCCAAGGACGGCGATTCAGCCACACACATGCACGAGGTGCTACTGGAGGCGTTTTGCTACGAGAACGACATCTATGTGATCAAGGTGGACGATGCCACCAAGCTGAGCCGCATTTTGGGCCAGGAAAGCATCGAATCATGCTGCCTGGTGCAAAAGACCTGGGCTGGCGATCAGATCGAGGAGCATCTGAACAAGGCGGAGAATCAATTGGTCGACTACTGCGAGGCCCATTGGGATGCACCACAGCATCCCATCGTTCAGCTGCCAGTCGTATAA
- the LOC127565579 gene encoding uncharacterized protein LOC127565579: protein MSRTIVCLLSVVICLFAYANRCAYAACYRLQLAVNRYAAGATPKERERERERDRSNARNCVNVIKLSHKKNHRLFSLIFNIFREYTNLATQTCPLVGNITVLGFSLKVDRLKLPLPTGVYLVTTGWILNKRLTSNLNITFEFVEDSGLDSEKSLFGH, encoded by the exons ATGTCGCGCACGATTGTGTGCCTGTTGTCAGTTGTCATTTGTCTGTTTGCTTACGCAAAtcgttgcgcatacgcagcgtgttACCGCTTACAGCTTGCCGTTAACCGTTATGCAGCCGGAGCCACccccaaagagagagagagagagagagagagagacagaagtAACGCCCGTAACTGCGTCAATGTCATAAAACTTTCTCAC AAAAAGAACCATCGGCTTTTCAGtcttatatttaatatattcagaGAGTACACCAACTTGGCAACCCAAACCTGCCCTCTTGTG GGAAATATTACAGTTTTAGGATTTAGTCTGAAGGTTGATCGACTCAAGCTGCCTTTGCCAACGGGCGTTTATTTAGTGACAACAGGTTGGATTTTAAACAAAAGATTAAcatcaaatttgaatataacatttgaatttgttgagGACTCGGGCCTTGACTCTGAGAAAAGTCTTTTCGGGcattaa
- the LOC117566669 gene encoding uncharacterized protein LOC117566669 isoform X1, whose protein sequence is MKTKLSLAICSVIWTLMLITNCNMETFCKMTNAVCETMNTSWVLIHECRLRAISRNITTLNIDITFLHPAHVIDLRLELKTKAFGYRPSIFNYTIDACTFLRQRKHRVFMMFWRIFKDFSNINHTCPYVGKQIVKDFYYDPANLTLPIPSGDYVVLFTWMLDKKPQFFTNIYFSFYQDIINV, encoded by the exons atgaaaacaaaactgtCGCTTGCGATTTGTTCAGTTATTTGGACGTTGATGTTGATTACAAATTGTAAC ATGGAAACATTCTGCAAAATGACGAATGCAGTTTGTGAGACGATGAACACATCTTGGGTCCTCATCCATGAGTGTCGCCTGCGCGCGATCAGTCGAAATATCACCACATTAAACATTGATATCACTTTTCTTCATCCCGCTCATGTTATCGATCTTAGGCTGGAGCTAAAAACCAAGGCATTTGGATACAGACCCTCAATTTTCAACTATACCATCGATGCTTGCACATTTCTACGACAACGCAAACATCGAGTATTCATGATGTTTTGGCGTATTTTTAAGGACTTTTCAAACATTAACCATACGTGTCCTTATGTG ggtaaacaaattgtaaaggATTTTTACTATGATCCAGCAAATTTAACTCTGCCAATACCAAGCGGTGATTATGTTGTGCTTTTCACTTGGATGCTCGATAAGAAACCACAGTTTTTCACCAACATTTACTTCTCATTCTACCAGGATATTATCAATGTataa
- the LOC117566669 gene encoding uncharacterized protein LOC117566669 isoform X2, with product METFCKMTNAVCETMNTSWVLIHECRLRAISRNITTLNIDITFLHPAHVIDLRLELKTKAFGYRPSIFNYTIDACTFLRQRKHRVFMMFWRIFKDFSNINHTCPYVGKQIVKDFYYDPANLTLPIPSGDYVVLFTWMLDKKPQFFTNIYFSFYQDIINV from the exons ATGGAAACATTCTGCAAAATGACGAATGCAGTTTGTGAGACGATGAACACATCTTGGGTCCTCATCCATGAGTGTCGCCTGCGCGCGATCAGTCGAAATATCACCACATTAAACATTGATATCACTTTTCTTCATCCCGCTCATGTTATCGATCTTAGGCTGGAGCTAAAAACCAAGGCATTTGGATACAGACCCTCAATTTTCAACTATACCATCGATGCTTGCACATTTCTACGACAACGCAAACATCGAGTATTCATGATGTTTTGGCGTATTTTTAAGGACTTTTCAAACATTAACCATACGTGTCCTTATGTG ggtaaacaaattgtaaaggATTTTTACTATGATCCAGCAAATTTAACTCTGCCAATACCAAGCGGTGATTATGTTGTGCTTTTCACTTGGATGCTCGATAAGAAACCACAGTTTTTCACCAACATTTACTTCTCATTCTACCAGGATATTATCAATGTataa
- the LOC117566671 gene encoding bromodomain-containing protein DDB_G0280777, with amino-acid sequence MRLLILSLLAVAAHGHSISYRNNLQAFAPARGEFPVRSELAQGYLRYLDNTGAERLVGFNYPEPLYGIRSEIYTPEQLRVASNKLEAQQQHLALFRAWCEQRYNALRVELERLRAEGKQPSANILSQFEPLEQLIKTNAFEPVPGLSPEVQRARDEHLRIWNESRLQVLQAELAQGGQLQSIDQRFTPESVLLKTTPVQPTAKQPQATQAAKLSPEPLPIKPATSSLAAQQPYVPLESPKPVQETAEVLRAREEHLKLFNAALQAQQAQPAQATTLKKSSFIQPQPQQTPQIAQIAPQAPQISQTPKLAPLPVPQIPQLAPLPVPQTPQQAPIPVEETPEVKRAREEHLQQVNEIRRQQQELKKLQPLAPLSTATTNSEYKKPEAIAPLPAVTIKSSIPQAQPAAAPIPIKNIHEQKIQLLTQIKLKAEDKVADYEDRIRFEEREREAELFREKELRREEQKQAELEREREELRLIEEQQQLAAERQALQMQEQQRLESERQQETKRLQAEQQFIFAVDSTPSQPISSYKVIAPTPVKPQTQPQAAQPLIQPQAIAQQQQVQNGFFLRIQAGGQQGAEAIPETIAQNPFLIRYIQQPEQAQVKVLSSSTGSSSSSAASASLSSSSTSSTSITTGLSELEKATREHFKAHEIALEQLRLANLKNPEASPIPCQHN; translated from the coding sequence ATGCGTCTGCTGATCCTCAGCCTGCTGGCTGTGGCCGCCCATGGTCATAGCATCAGCTATCGCAACAATCTGCAAGCCTTTGCCCCGGCACGTGGTGAGTTCCCAGTTCGGAGTGAACTAGCCCAAGGCTATCTACGCTATCTGGACAACACGGGTGCCGAGCGTTTGGTTGGCTTCAACTACCCGGAACCCTTGTACGGCATTCGCAGCGAGATCTACACGCCGGAACAGTTACGCGTCGCCAGCAACAAATTGgaggcacaacaacagcacttGGCTCTCTTCCGCGCCTGGTGCGAACAGCGTTACAATGCCCTGCGCGTGGAGCTGGAACGTCTGCGTGCCGAAGGCAAACAGCCCTCGGCCAACATTCTGTCGCAATTTGAACCGCTCGAGCAACTGATTAAGACCAACGCCTTTGAGCCTGTGCCTGGCCTGAGTCCCGAGGTGCAACGTGCACGCGATGAACATTTGCGCATCTGGAATGAGAGTCGCCTGCAAGTGTTGCAAGCAGAACTCGCTCAAGGCGGTCAGCTGCAGTCTATAGATCAACGATTCACACCCGAGAGCGTTCTACTAAAGACCACTCCAGTGCAGCCAACCGCAAAGCAGCCACAGGCAACTCAGGCGGCTAAATTGTCACCAGAACCATTGCCAATCAAGCCAGCCACCAGCAGTCTTGCAGCCCAGCAGCCCTATGTGCCCCTGGAGTCACCGAAGCCGGTGCAGGAGACCGCCGAAGTGTTGCGTGCTCGTGAGGAGCATCTCAAGCTCTTCAACGCTGCTCTGCAAGCTCAGCAAGCTCAACCTGCGCAAGCCACAACACTGAAGAAAAGCTCCTTCATTcagccacagccgcagcagaCACCACAGATTGCACAGATCGCCCCTCAGGCTCCACAAATTTCACAGACCCCCAAACTGGCTCCTCTACCCGTGCCACAGATTCCACAACTCGCTCCTCTGCCCGTGCCACAGACACCACAGCAGGCTCCGATACCCGTAGAGGAAACGCCCGAGGTGAAGCGAGCTCGTGAGGAGCATCTGCAACAAGTCAACGAGATTCGGCGTCAACAGCAGGAGCTCAAGAAGCTACAGCCTCTGGCCCCATTGTCAACTGCCACAACAAATAGCGAGTACAAAAAACCTGAAGCCATTGCTCCCCTGCCTGCCGTCACTATCAAGAGCTCCATTCCTCAAGCACAGCCAGCAGCTGCTCCGATTCCCATTAAGAATATTCATGAGCAGAAGATACAGTTGCTGACACAGATCAAGCTTAAAGCAGAGGACAAAGTTGCTGACTATGAGGACAGAATACGCTTCGAAGAGCGCGAACGGGAAGCTGAGCTTTTCCGTGAAAAGGAACTGCGTCGCGAGGAACAGAAACAGGCTGAGTTGGAACGGGAACGCGAAGAGTTGCGTTTGAtcgaagagcagcagcagctggcagcaGAGCGTCAAGCGCTGCAGATGCAGGAACAGCAGCGACTCGAGAGTGAACGTCAGCAGGAGACGAAGCGTCTGCAGGCCGAGCAGCAGTTCATCTTTGCCGTTGACTCCACGCCCAGCCAGCCGATCAGCAGCTACAAGGTGATTGCCCCGACGCCAGTGAAGCCCCAAACTCAGCCTCAGGCTGCACAGCCTCTGATACAGCCTCAAGCTattgcccagcagcagcaggtgcagAACGGTTTCTTTTTGCGTATTCAGGCTGGCGGCCAGCAGGGTGCTGAAGCTATTCCCGAGACCATTGCCCAGAATCCCTTCCTCATCCGTTACATTCAGCAACCGGAGCAGGCACAAGTGAAAGTACTCAGCTCTTCCACCGGGTCAAGCAGTTCCTCAGCCGCTTCCGCATCGCTTTCAAGTTCTAGTACTAGCTCCACTTCGATTACCACCGGACTCAGTGAACTGGAGAAGGCGACGCGAGAGCATTTTAAAGCCCATGAGATTGCCTTGGAGCAGCTACGTCTGGCCAATCTGAAGAATCCCGAAGCGAGTCCGATTCCCTGCCAACACAATTAG